The Rhizobium rhizogenes sequence CACGACGCTGGAATGGGGCGTTCCCTTTTACACCAAGGTCAGAACGGCCTCTGCGGTGGGTTCAGGGCCGGATATCATGACCTATCACCTGTCGCGCGCGCCGCTTGGCCTTGAAGAAAAAGTGCTGAGCGAAATCACCGCGAAGGATATTGAGGATGCCGGGCTGAAGACGGAAGACTTCTTCAGCGCGCCGGTGGAGGCGGCCACCCAGGACGGCAAGCTTTATGCCGTGCCGTTCGATATTCACGCCCTTGTCCTTTATTACAATGCCGATCTTCTGAAGGGCTCTCCCTATCTCGATGCCGAAGGCAAGCTGACGGGCATCGAGACGATCGAGGATTTCGAAAAGGCGCTCGCCTGGGCGAAGGAGAATGGCGTTGAGACGCCGATCACCTATCAGTCGGGCGGCGAAGGCGGGGTGTGGCGGGTGTTTTACACGCTGCTGTCGCAGCAGGGTGGCGAACTCGTCACCGGCAAGGAGGTTCTGGCCGGCGACAATGCCGAAAAGGCCGCCAAAGCCATCGACACAATGTCCAGATGGCGGGAAAACGGCTGGGCGCCGGAACAGGCGGAATATGAGGCCTCGGTGGCGCTGTTTTCCGCCGGCAAATCCGCTTTCCAGCTGAATGGCGTCTGGGAAGTGCCGACTTACAAGGATCTGGAAAAGAACGGCAAGCTCGGTTTCAAATGGAGCGCGGTGGAAGTGCCGCCTTTGATGGGCAAGCGTGCCACCTGGGCGGATTCCCACGCTTTCGCCATCCCCAATGAAGGCGACAAGACGGTTTCCGGCGAAAAACGCGCCGCCGTCATGACGGTGATCGGCTGGATGGAAAAACACGCCATCAGCTGGGCCGATGCCGGACATATTCCAGCCTATAAATCGATTACCGAAAGCCCCGAATATAAGGCCATGCAGCCCAACGCCACCTATGCCACGCTGGCGGAGACGGCGGTGTTTGACCCCAAGACCACGATTACCGGGGTTGCCTCGCCGGCCTATGACGCGGCACTCAACGTCATCGCACCGGCCATTCAGGGGTTTGTCGGCAGCGCGGAAGCCGTCGAGCAGATCCAGTCCGAACTTCAGGGCAAACTCAAATAATCCACGCCTGCCCTCCGGCCCCAATGGCTGGAGGGCATCGCGCAATGCGCAGAGGCCCGGAGGCATTCCATGGCAATGATTGAAAACCGGCGGAAGAAGTCGCTGATCGCG is a genomic window containing:
- a CDS encoding extracellular solute-binding protein encodes the protein MRLIKTLLIGTVLGLTAMPALAKQDIIWWDFLAGGDGVRMKALIEAFNKEHPDIQIKGTTLEWGVPFYTKVRTASAVGSGPDIMTYHLSRAPLGLEEKVLSEITAKDIEDAGLKTEDFFSAPVEAATQDGKLYAVPFDIHALVLYYNADLLKGSPYLDAEGKLTGIETIEDFEKALAWAKENGVETPITYQSGGEGGVWRVFYTLLSQQGGELVTGKEVLAGDNAEKAAKAIDTMSRWRENGWAPEQAEYEASVALFSAGKSAFQLNGVWEVPTYKDLEKNGKLGFKWSAVEVPPLMGKRATWADSHAFAIPNEGDKTVSGEKRAAVMTVIGWMEKHAISWADAGHIPAYKSITESPEYKAMQPNATYATLAETAVFDPKTTITGVASPAYDAALNVIAPAIQGFVGSAEAVEQIQSELQGKLK